The proteins below come from a single Panicum hallii strain FIL2 chromosome 7, PHallii_v3.1, whole genome shotgun sequence genomic window:
- the LOC112898862 gene encoding sugar transport protein MST1-like, producing the protein MAGGGFAVAADAAPSADYGGRVTFSVVVTCLMAASGGLIFGYDIGISGGVTAMESFLSAFFPGVLRRMAAARRDQYCVYDSHALTAFTSSLYLAGLAASLVASRVTRAVGRQAVMLAGGALFFAGAAVNAAAVNIAMLIVGRMLLGFGIGFTNQAAPVYLAETAPPKWRGAFTTGFQLFLSIGNLAANLVNYGTSRIPAWGWRLSLGLAAAPAAVILAGALLIPDTPSSLVVRGRVEEARAALRRVRGPKADVDAELEDVSRAVEAARACEEGAFRRILRREHRHHLVMAVAVPLFQQLTGVIVIAFFSPVLFQTAGFGSNGALMGAAILGAVNLGSTLVSTVTVDRYGRRPLFLTGGFVMIICQVAVAWIMGSQIGGDGESAMARPYSLAVLALTCVFSASFGWSWGPLTWVIPGEIFPVEIRSAGQGISVAVNLGATFLLTQTFLSMLCALKYATFIYYAAWVAIMTAFVVAFLPETKGVRLEAMGAVWERHWCWGRFVRPPVKIDEEP; encoded by the exons ATGGCCGGGGGCGGGTTCGCCGTGGCGGCGGACGCGGCGCCGTCCGCCGACTACGGCGGCCGCGTGACCTTCTCCGTCGTCGTCACCTGCCTCATGGCGGCGTCCGGCGGCCTCATCTTCGGCTATGACATCGGCATCTCGGGGGGCGTGACGGCCATGGAGTCGTTCCTCTCCGCCTTCTTCCCGGGGGTGCTGCGCCGGAtggccgcggcgcggcgggacCAGTACTGCGTCTACGACAGCCACGCCCTCACGGCGTTCACCTCCTCGCTCTACCTGGCCGGGCTGGCCGCCTCTCTCGTGGCCAGCCGCGTCACCAGGGCGGTCGGGAGGCAGGCCGTCAtgctcgccggcggcgcgctCTTCTTCGCCGGCGCGGCCGTCAACGCCGCCGCGGTCAACATCGCCATGCTCATCGTCGGGCGCATGCTGCTCGGCTTCGGCATCGGCTTCACCAACCAG GCGGCGCCCGTGTACCTGGCGGAGACGGCGCCGCCCAAGTGGCGGGGCGCCTTCACGACGGGGTTCCAGCTCTTCCTCAGCATCGGCAACCTGGCGGCCAATCTGGTGAACTACGGCACCTCGCGCATCCCCGCGTGGGGCTGGCGCCTCTCGCTCGGCCTGGCCGCGGCGCCCGCCGCCGTCATCCTCGCTGGGGCGCTGCTCATCCCGGACACGCCCAGCAGCCTCGTCGTGCGCGGCCGCGTGGAGGAGGCCCGCGCCGCGCTCCGGCGCGTCAGGGGCCCCAAGGCGGACGTGGACGCCGAGCTGGAGGACGTGTCCCGCGCCGTCGAGGCGGCGCGCGCCTGCGAGGAGGGCGCGTTCCGGAGGATCCTCAGGCGGGAGCACCGCCACCACCTGGTGATGGCCGTGGCGGTACCGCTGTTCCAGCAGCTCACGGGGGTCATCGTCATCGCCTTCTTCTCTCCCGTGCTGTTCCAGACGGCCGGCTTCGGCAGCAACGGCGCGCTCATGGGCGCCGCCATCCTCGGCGCCGTGAACCTGGGCTCCACGCTCGTCTCCACCGTCACCGTCGACCGGTACGGCCGCAGGCCGCTGTTCCTGACCGGCGGGTTCGTTATGATCATCTGCCAGGTCGCGGTGGCCTGGATCATGGGCTCGCAGATCGGCGGGGACGGCGAGTCCGCGATGGCGAGGCCGTACTCCCTGGCGGTGCTGGCGCTGACGTGCGTGTTCTCGGCGTCGTTCGGGTGGTCGTGGGGGCCGCTGACCTGGGTGATCCCCGGCGAGATATTCCCCGTGGAGATCCGGTCGGCGGGGCAGGGCATCAGCGTGGCCGTCAACCTGGGCGCGACGTTCCTGCTCACGCAGACGTTCCTCTCCATGCTGTGCGCGCTCAAGTACGCCACCTTCATCTACTACGCGGCCTGGGTCGCCATCATGACCGCATTCGTGGTGGCGTTCCTGCCGGAGACCAAGGGGGTGCGGCTCGAGGCCATGGGCGCCGTCTGGGAGCGCCACTGGTGCTGGGGCCGGTTCGTGCGGCCGCCGGTCAAGATCGACGAGGAACCCTGA
- the LOC112901036 gene encoding uncharacterized protein LOC112901036 gives MERAVPVRKPHTSTADLLTWSAAGPDAAAGASPAASSRPSLKPAAGITPAMFGAPVSEQEAEDLSKSERKFCSGSKLKEMSGSGIFAEKSENGDSEASNHANKTSVRMYQQTVTGISQISFSADGSVSPKKPSSIPEVAKQRELSGTLEDADAKINKQLSEAKTKELSGSDIFGPPPEIPARPLAARNMELQGNVDFSLPQRSVHTSVKVSHPAGGPSNISFSEEPVVKTAKKIHNQKFQELTGNNIFKEEAPASAEKSLSSAKLKEMSGSDIFADGTPAPREYLGGVRKPPGGESSIALI, from the exons ATGGAGAGGGCGGTGCCGGTGCGGAAGCCGCACACCTCCACGGCCGACCTGCTCACCTGGTCGGCCGCGGGCCCCGACGCGGCCGCGGGGGCCTCGCCGGCCGCGTCCTCCCGCCCCAGCCTCAAG ccggcggcggggatCACGCCGGCGATGTTCGGCGCGCCGGTGAGCGAGCAGGAGGCCGAGGATCTGAGCAAGAG TGAAAGGAAATTTTGTTCTGGATCAAAATTGAAAGAAATGAGTGGCAGTGGCATCTTCGCTGAAAAGAGTGAAAATGGTGACTCAGAGGCTTCAAATCATGCAAACAAAACTTCTGTAAGGATGTACCAG CAAACTGTGACTGGAATAAGCCAAATCTCATTTAGTGCTGATGGAAGTGTTTCACCGAAGAAGCCATCTTCGATACCTGAAGTGGCTAAGCAGCGAGAGCTTAGTGGTACTCTAGAAGATGCTGATGCTAAAATCAATAAGCAGCTTTCTGAAGCCAAGACCAAGGAGCTTAGCGGGAGTGACATCTTTGGTCCACCTCCTGAGATTCCTGCCAGGCCATTGGCTGCTCGTAACATGGAGCTTCAAGGAAATGTGGACTTCTCACTTCCACAGAGGAGCGTCCACACATCGGTTAAAGTATCTCAT CCTGCCGGAGGACCAAGCAACATCTCCTTCAGCGAAGAGCCTGTGGTGAAGACAGCAAAGAAAATCCACAACCAGAAGTTCCAGGAACTGACAGGCAACAACATATTCAAGGAGGAAGCCCCTGCCTCGGCTGAGAAGTCTCTGAGCTCCGCGAAGCTGAAGGAGATGAGCGGCAGTGACATCTTCGCTGATGGAACACCTGCTCCTCGAGAATACCTTGGCGGCGTCCGGAAGCCCCCTGGTGGCGAGAGCAGCATCGCACTGATCTAA